CGTCGGCGACCTCGTAGGCACGTTTCTGCGCGCTGCGCACGTTGTCGCCGAGGGCGGTCACGCACAGCACGCGACCCCCGGCGGTGACCACCTGGCCATCCTGCAGCGCGGTGCCGGCGTGGAACACGTGCACGTCTTCCTGCTCGGTGGCAGGCAGGCCGGTGATCACGTCGCCCTTGCGCGGGTTTTCCGGGTAGTCGGCCGCGGCAAGTACGACGCCGAGCGCGAAGCGGCGGTCCCACTCGGCCTCGGTCTGGTCGAGCTTGCCGGCGATGGCAGCCTCGACGAGGTCGGCGAGGTCGGTCTTCAGCCGCATCATGATCGGCTGCGTCTCGGGGTCGCCCATGCGGCAGTTGAACTCGACCACGCGCGGCTTGCCCTCGCCGTCGATCATCAGGCCGGCGTAGAGGAAGCCGGTGTAGGGCAGGCCGTCGGCGGCCATGCCGGCCAGCGTCGGGTTGATGATCTCGCGCATCACGCGTGCATGAACGTCGGGCGTGACCACCGGGGCGGGCGAGTAGGCGCCCATGCCGCCGGTGTTGGGACCCTGGTCGCCGTCCTTGAGGCGCTTGTGGTCCTGGCTGGTGGCGAGCGCGAGCGCGTTCTTGCCGTCGGCCATGACGATGAAGCTGGCTTCCTCGCCCTCCATGAACTCCTCGATGACGACGCGCGCGCCCGCATCACCCATGCGGTTGTCGAGCAGCATCATGTCGATCGCGGCGTGGGCCTCTTCGGCGGTCATCGCCACCACCACGCCCTTGCCGGCGGCCAGGCCGTCGGCCTTGATCACGATCGGTGCGCCCTCGGCCTCGATGTAGGCGTGCGCGGCGGCGGCATCGGAGAAGGTCTGGTACTTCGCGGTGGGGATGTTGTGGCGGACGAGGAACTGTTTGGCGAAGTCCTTCGAGCTCTCGAGCTGGGCGGCGGCCTGGGTCGGGCCGAAGATCGGCAGACCGGCGGCGCGGAAGGCGTCGACCACGCCGGCAGCGAGCGGCGCCTCTGGGCCGACCACGGTGAAGGCGACCTGCTCGCGCCTGGCAAGCTCGACCAGCACCTTGATGTCGGTGACGGGTACGTTCTGCAGCAGCTTCTCGGCAGCGGTGCCGGGGTTGCCCGGCGCGACGAGCACGCGGGTGACCTTGGGCGACTGGGCGAGTTTCCAGGCCAGCGCGTGTTCGCGGCCGCCGGAACCGATGACGAGGACTTTCATGTGCTGCTCCGAATCTCTGCTGGGGTGGTCGTTCTTAGTGGCGGAAATGCCTGAAGCCGGTGAAGACCATGGCGATGTTCTGCTCGTTGGCGGCGGCGATCACCTCTTCGTCGCGCATCGAGCCGCCGGGCTGGATCACCGCGGTGGCGCCGGCCTGGGCGAGCACGTCGAGGCCGTCGCGGAAGGGGAAGAAGGCGTCCGAGGCGACCACACAGCCGGCGATCTGCAGGCCGGCGTTCTCGGCCTTGATCTTGGCGATGCGGGCGGAGTCGACGCGGCTCATCTGGCCGGCGCCGACGCCGATGGTCATGCCGTCCTTGCAGTACACGATGGCGTTCGACTTGACGTACTTGGCTACGCGCCAGGCGAACAGCATGTCGCGTATCTCCGCCTCGGTCGGTGCGCGCTGGGTCACCACCTTCAGGTCGGCGACCTGGATGCGCGCCTCGTCGGCGCTCTGCACGAGCAGGCCGCCTCCGACGCGCTTGTAGTCGAAGGCGCCGGCGGGCTGGCCGAGCGGGCAGGTGAGCACGCGCACGTTCTTCTTGCCGGCGAGCAGTTCGAGCGCGTCGGCGCTGTAGGACGGCGCGATCAGCACTTCGAGGAACTGCGCCGACACGGCCTCGGCCGCAGCGCGGTCGACCTCGCCGTTGAAAGCGATGATGCCGCCGAAGGCCGAGGTGGGATCGGTCGAGAAGGCCTTCTTGTAGGCCTCGAGCGGGCTGGCGGCGACGGCCACGCCGCAGGGATTGGCGTGCTTGACGATGACGCAGGCCGGCGCCGAGCCGTCGAAGGCCTTGACGCACTCCCACGCCGCGTCGGCGTCGGCGATGTTGTTGTACGACAGCTCCTTGCCCTGCAGCTGGGTGTAGCCGGCGATGCCGCCCTCGGCCGCGCCCGGCTGACGGTAGAAGGCCGCGGTCTGATGCGGGTTCTCGCCGTAGCGCAGGTCCTGCACCTTGTCGAAGGCGAGCTGCAGGCGCTCGGGGTAGGTCTGCAGCGACACGTCGCCGGCCTCGTTGGTGACCAGCGCGGTGAGGTAGTTGGAGATCGCCGAGTCGTAGCGCGCGGTGTGGGTGAAGGCCTTCACCGCGAGCGCGAAGCGGGTCTTGTGGCTGAGCTTGCCCGCGTTGGCCTTGAGCTCCTCGATGATGCAGCCGTAGTCCTCGGGGTCGGTGACGATGCCGACGCCGCCATCCTCGTTGCCATGGTTCTTGGCCGCGGCGCGCACCATGGTGGGGCCGCCGATGTCGATGTTCTCGATCGCGTCCTCGAGCGAACAGTCGGGCTTGGCCACGGTCTGCTGGAAGGGATAGAGGTTCACCACCACCAGGTCTATGCGGCCGATGTCGTGGGCGGCGATCGTCTCCATGTGCTCGGCGAGGTCGCGGCGGGCGAGGATGCCACCGTGCACCTTCGGATGCAGGGTCTTGACGCGGCCGTCGAGCATCTCGGGGAAGCCGGTGTGCTCGGAGACGTCGGTGACCGGCAGGCCGGCCTCGCGCAGCAGGCTGGCGGTGCCGCCGGTCGACAGCAGCTTGATGCCGAGCGCGGAGAGTTCGCGCGCGAAGTCGAGCACGCCGCGTTTGTCGGAGACGCTGATCAGGGCTTGGGTGACGTTCATCGTGTTGGACCGGAGGTGAAGATCGGAAGGTTGCGAATCGAAAGGATCGGCGGCGTGCGATCGCTGGAACGCGTTCGCGCAGCCGCGGCGCTCACAGCAACTCGTAGTCGGTCAGCTTGCGGCGCAGCGTATTGCGGTTGATGCCCAGCATCTCGGCGGCGACGGTCTGGTTGCCGTTGGCGCGCTGAAGCACGAACTCCAGCAGCGGGCGCTCGACGTTGCGGATCACCATGTCGTGGATGGCGGCCGGCTTCTCGCCGTCGAGGTCGCGGAAATACTGGTCCAGCGTGCGGACGACGGCGTCCGCGATCTCGTTGCTGCGGCTCATGCTGCGAGTTCCTGCGGGAATTCTGCGGATTCGTCCACGTGCGCGTCCGTCTCGTAGCTCAGGCGGGCATCGGCCTCGGCAAGCTGGCCGAAGAAGTCGTCCACTGCGGCGAGCTGGGCGGGAATGTCGGGGATCTGGTTCATTGCGCGACGGAAAGCCGCCGAGCCGACCAGGCCCTTGGTGTACCAGGAGATGTGCTTGCGCGCGATCTTCACGCCACGATCGTCGCCATAGAAGCCGTAGAGGTCAGCGAGGTGCTCGCGGCAGACCTGGTGGATCTCGCTTACCAGCGGCGACGGCATGAGCTCGCCGGTGGCCAGGAAATGCTCGGTCTCGCGGAAGATCCATGGCCGGCCCTGCGCCGCGCGGCCGATCATGACGCCGTCGGCGCCGGTGTAGTCGAGCACGTACTTGGCCTTCTGCGGGCTGGTGATGTCGCCGTTGGCGATCACCGGGATCTTCACCAGCGTCTTCACGTGGGCGATGGTGTCGTACTCGGCCTCGCCCATGTACTGGTCGGCGCGCGTGCGGCCATGGATCGCGATCGCGCGGATGCCGGCGTCCTCGGCGATGCGGGCGATCACGGGGGCGTTCTTGTTGGCGCGGTTCCAGCCGGTGCGGAACTTGAGCGTGACCGGGGTATCGGGCACCGCATTGACCACCGCCTCGAGGATGCGTGCGACCAGGGGCTCGTCCTGCATCAGCGCCGAACCCGCCATCACGTTGCAGACCTTCTTGGCCGGGCAGCCCATGTTGATGTCGATGATCTGGGCGCCGTTGTCGGCGTTGTACTTCGCCGCCTCGGCCATCATCGCCGGGTCGGCGCCGGCGATCTGCACCGAGATCGGGTCGACCTCGCCGGTGTGGTCGGCGCGACGGCGGGTCTTCTCGCTGCCGTAGAGCAGCGAGTTGGAGGTGACCATCTCGGACACGGCGACGCCTGCGCCCAGCTTCTTGCACAACTGGCGGAAAGGACGGTCCGTCACCCCTGCCATGGGGGCGACGAAGAGATTGTTGCGCAAGGTGAAGCCGGCGAACTGCATGGTCGGATGGGCAGGGGAAAACGCGGCATTTTACCCCATCCCCTTGACGACTGGGCGTGCGGACTTTTGCACGATGCGCAATCGATACAGAGGCTTGCGCTCTCGGCAGCGGTGTGCATGCGGGCGCGACCCGCCCGTGTCCTGGCCGACTCAGGAGGTCGCGGCAGCGCTCAGGGCCTGGTCGAGGTCGGCGATCAGGTCCTCGCAGTCCTCGATGCCCACCGAGATCCGCAGCAGGTCGAGCGGGCAGCGCGTGCCGGGGCCTTCGATCGGGCCGCGGTGCTCGATCAGGCTCTCGACCGAGCCGAGCGAGGTCGCGCGGCGGAAGATGCGCACCGCGCCGGCGACCCGGCGCGCGACCGCTTCGCCGCCCCTCACGCGCAGCGAGAGCATGGCGCCGAAGCCGCCCTCCATCTGCCTGCGGGCGATGTCGTGGCCGGGGTGCGAGGGCAGACCGGGGTAGAGGACCGCGAGCAGCGCCGGGTGGTGCTCGAAGTGCTGCGCGATGCGCAGCGCCGAGGCGGCCGCGGTGCGCACGCGGGGAAAGAGCGTGCGCAGGCCGCGGTTGAGCAGCCAGGCCTCGAAGGGGCCGAGCACGGCGCCGCCGGCCGCGCGCGCCGTCCTGATGCGGGTCCAGAAGTCGTCGGCGGCGCGTGTGACCAGGACGCCGGCGACCACGTCGGAGTGGCCGTTGAGGTACTTGGTCGCCGAATGCATGACGATGTCGGCGCCGAGCGCGAGCGGGCGGGTGAACACCGGCGTCGGGACCGTCGAGTCGACGACCAGGCGGGCACCGGCGGCGTGGGCGAGCGCCGCTGCGCGCGCGATGTCGAGGATCTCCCAGGTCGGGTTGGCGGGCGTCTCCGCCCACACCAGGTCGGCTGGGCGCTGCAGCAGCGCGGCGAGCTCGTCGGCGTCGGCGTAGAAATCGAGCGTGATCTGCCAGTTGGTCGAGAAGCCGATCATCCAGTTGCGCAGCGACCAGTACATGTCGTGCGGGGCGACGATGCGCGCGCCGGGCCTGAGTGCCAGCAGCACCGCCGAGGCTGCCGCCATGCCGGAGGCGAACAGCGCCGCCTCGGCGCCGCCCTCGAGCCTGCACAGCAGGGCTTCGGCGGGGTCGTAGGCCGGGCTGGCGTCGCGCGCGTAGATGCGGCCGCCGGGCAGGCTGCCGTCCTCGGCGCGCTCGAAGGTGCTCGCCATGTGGATCGGCGGCACGATGTCGCGATGGGGCATGGTCGCTGCGCCCAGGCCCTGGGCGGCGAGGGTGGCGGGGGCGAGGGTGTCGTCGTGCGGCATGAGGCGCGGTCCTTGCGGGCGGGAAGTGTGAGGAAGCTCGAGGGGGGCGGGCAGGAGTGGGCGGTCGCGGGTGGCGGCGAGCCTACAAGCTTGCCTTGTTGGTGTCGAGTCGGCGGCGCGGGTAAAATCCGCGGCTTTTTCCCGCTCCGGACGCCCCTGTCGTGATCCGCATCGAAAACCTGCACAAGACCTACCGCGCCACCGACGGCCGCGAGGTGGCGGCGCTCGCCGACATCAGCCTCGAGATCGGCGCCGGCGAGGTGTTCGGCATCATCGGCCGTTCGGGCGCCGGCAAGAGCACGCTGATCCGCACCCTGAACCTGCTCGAGCGCCCCTCTGCCGGGCGCGTGCTGATCGACGGCGAGGACATCACCGCGCTCGACAGCGAAGGCCTCTACGCCCTGCGCCGTCGCGTGGGCATGATCTTCCAGCACTTCAACCTGCTCAACGCCAAGACCGTCGCCGACAACATCGACTGGCCGCTGAAGGCGACCGGGCACACGAATGCCGCCGAGCGCGCGGCAAGGGTGAAGGAGCTGCTCGCGCTGGTGGGCCTGTCCGAGCACGGCCACAAGTACCCCTCGCAGCTCTCCGGCGGGCAGAAGCAGCGCGTGGGCATTGCGCGCGCGCTCGCGAATCGGCCGCAGATCCTGCTGTGCGACGAGGCGACCTCGGCGCTCGACCCCGAGACCACGCAGTCCATCCTGCGCCTGCTGCTCGACATCAACCGCCAGCTCGGTCTCACCATCGTGCTGATCACGCACGAGATGCAGGTGATCCGCACGATCTGCGACCGCGTCGCGGTCATTGACGGCGGGCGCATCGTCGAGGCGGGCAGGGTGGCGGACGTCTTCCTGCATCCGCAGCATCCGGTCACCCGCAGCATGGTGGCGCAGAGCGACGCGCTTGCGGCGGCGAGCTTCGACCCGGCGCACGCCTACATGAGCGACAAGCTGCGCGGCACGCTGGTGCGCCTGACCTACATCGGCGACGTGACCTACCAGCCGATCCTCAGCCGCATCATGGCTGGCGGCAAGGTGCAGATCACGATCCTGCAGGGCGAGGTCTCGAGCATCAAGGACTTGCCCTTCGGCCAGCTGCTGCTCGAGCTCGAGGGCGGCGAGGACGAGATCCGCGAAGTGTTCGCCGAGCTCGACCGCCGCCAGATCCACCACGAGGTGCTGCAGTAATGGACCTGTCCGTCATCGACTGGAGCGACATCTGGCTGGCGACCTGGGAGACCCTGGTCATGACCGGGGTGTCGCTGTTCTTCACCATCCTGCTCGGCTTGCCGCTGGGCATCCTGCTGTTCGTCACCGCCAAGCGCCAGCTGCTCGAGCAGGGCTTCGTCTATACGGTGCTGTCCTTCGTGGTGAACGTGCTGCGCTCGGTGCCCTTCCTGATCCTGCTGATCGTGATGATCCCGGTCACGGTGATCCTGATCGGTACCTCGCTCGGCGTCGAGGGCGCGATTCCGCCGCTGGTGGTGGGCACCGCGCCCTTCTTCGCACGCCTGGTCGAGAACGTGCTGCGCGAGGTCGACCGCGGCGTGATCGAGGCCTGCCAGGCGATGGGCATCCGCACCCACCGCATCATCTTCGGCGCGCTGCTGCCCGAGGCGCTGCCCGGGCTGATCGCCGCCATCACCGTGACGGCGATCACCTTGATGTCCTATGCTGCGATGTCCGGCGTGATCGGCGGCGGTGGCCTCGGCGACCTCGCGATCCGTTTCGGCTATCAGCGCTTCCAGACCGAGGTGATGGTGATCACCGTCGCCCTGCTGGTCGTGCTCGTCCAGATCATCCAGTACTCGGGCGACCGCCTGGTGCTGTATTTCACCCGCAAGTGATCCCCACGAAGGAGACTTCAACGATGTCGTTTACCCTGCGCAAGCTGCTCGCCGCCGCCCTCGGCACCCTGACCCTGGCCGCCGGCAGTGCCGCGTCCGCCGCCGACCGCCTGGTCATCGCCGCCACCCCGGTGCCGCACGCCGAGATCCTCGAGTTCGTCAAGCCGATGCTGGCCAAGGAAGGCGTGGAGCTCGAGGTGAAGGTGTTCACCGACTACGTGCAGCCCTCGATGCAGACCAACGAGAAGCGCGTCGACGGCAACTTCTTTCTGCATCAGCCCTACCTCGACGAATTTAAGAAGAAGCAGAAGAACGACATCCAGACCGTGGTCACCAAGGTGCACGTCGAGCCGCTCGGCGCCTACTCGGGCAAGCACAAGGCGGTGGCCGACATCCCCGAGGGCGCGACCGTGGCGATCCCGAACGATCCGTCCAACTCCGGCCGCGCGCTGCTGCTGATGGCCAAGAACGGGCTGATCACGCTGAAGGACCTGAACAACAT
This region of Thauera sp. JM12B12 genomic DNA includes:
- the purD gene encoding phosphoribosylamine--glycine ligase gives rise to the protein MKVLVIGSGGREHALAWKLAQSPKVTRVLVAPGNPGTAAEKLLQNVPVTDIKVLVELARREQVAFTVVGPEAPLAAGVVDAFRAAGLPIFGPTQAAAQLESSKDFAKQFLVRHNIPTAKYQTFSDAAAAHAYIEAEGAPIVIKADGLAAGKGVVVAMTAEEAHAAIDMMLLDNRMGDAGARVVIEEFMEGEEASFIVMADGKNALALATSQDHKRLKDGDQGPNTGGMGAYSPAPVVTPDVHARVMREIINPTLAGMAADGLPYTGFLYAGLMIDGEGKPRVVEFNCRMGDPETQPIMMRLKTDLADLVEAAIAGKLDQTEAEWDRRFALGVVLAAADYPENPRKGDVITGLPATEQEDVHVFHAGTALQDGQVVTAGGRVLCVTALGDNVRSAQKRAYEVADGILFDGRQYRRDIGHRAIGRKN
- the purH gene encoding bifunctional phosphoribosylaminoimidazolecarboxamide formyltransferase/IMP cyclohydrolase, which gives rise to MNVTQALISVSDKRGVLDFARELSALGIKLLSTGGTASLLREAGLPVTDVSEHTGFPEMLDGRVKTLHPKVHGGILARRDLAEHMETIAAHDIGRIDLVVVNLYPFQQTVAKPDCSLEDAIENIDIGGPTMVRAAAKNHGNEDGGVGIVTDPEDYGCIIEELKANAGKLSHKTRFALAVKAFTHTARYDSAISNYLTALVTNEAGDVSLQTYPERLQLAFDKVQDLRYGENPHQTAAFYRQPGAAEGGIAGYTQLQGKELSYNNIADADAAWECVKAFDGSAPACVIVKHANPCGVAVAASPLEAYKKAFSTDPTSAFGGIIAFNGEVDRAAAEAVSAQFLEVLIAPSYSADALELLAGKKNVRVLTCPLGQPAGAFDYKRVGGGLLVQSADEARIQVADLKVVTQRAPTEAEIRDMLFAWRVAKYVKSNAIVYCKDGMTIGVGAGQMSRVDSARIAKIKAENAGLQIAGCVVASDAFFPFRDGLDVLAQAGATAVIQPGGSMRDEEVIAAANEQNIAMVFTGFRHFRH
- a CDS encoding helix-turn-helix domain-containing protein — protein: MSRSNEIADAVVRTLDQYFRDLDGEKPAAIHDMVIRNVERPLLEFVLQRANGNQTVAAEMLGINRNTLRRKLTDYELL
- the dusB gene encoding tRNA dihydrouridine synthase DusB: MQFAGFTLRNNLFVAPMAGVTDRPFRQLCKKLGAGVAVSEMVTSNSLLYGSEKTRRRADHTGEVDPISVQIAGADPAMMAEAAKYNADNGAQIIDINMGCPAKKVCNVMAGSALMQDEPLVARILEAVVNAVPDTPVTLKFRTGWNRANKNAPVIARIAEDAGIRAIAIHGRTRADQYMGEAEYDTIAHVKTLVKIPVIANGDITSPQKAKYVLDYTGADGVMIGRAAQGRPWIFRETEHFLATGELMPSPLVSEIHQVCREHLADLYGFYGDDRGVKIARKHISWYTKGLVGSAAFRRAMNQIPDIPAQLAAVDDFFGQLAEADARLSYETDAHVDESAEFPQELAA
- a CDS encoding PLP-dependent transferase, coding for MPHDDTLAPATLAAQGLGAATMPHRDIVPPIHMASTFERAEDGSLPGGRIYARDASPAYDPAEALLCRLEGGAEAALFASGMAAASAVLLALRPGARIVAPHDMYWSLRNWMIGFSTNWQITLDFYADADELAALLQRPADLVWAETPANPTWEILDIARAAALAHAAGARLVVDSTVPTPVFTRPLALGADIVMHSATKYLNGHSDVVAGVLVTRAADDFWTRIRTARAAGGAVLGPFEAWLLNRGLRTLFPRVRTAAASALRIAQHFEHHPALLAVLYPGLPSHPGHDIARRQMEGGFGAMLSLRVRGGEAVARRVAGAVRIFRRATSLGSVESLIEHRGPIEGPGTRCPLDLLRISVGIEDCEDLIADLDQALSAAATS
- a CDS encoding ATP-binding cassette domain-containing protein → MIRIENLHKTYRATDGREVAALADISLEIGAGEVFGIIGRSGAGKSTLIRTLNLLERPSAGRVLIDGEDITALDSEGLYALRRRVGMIFQHFNLLNAKTVADNIDWPLKATGHTNAAERAARVKELLALVGLSEHGHKYPSQLSGGQKQRVGIARALANRPQILLCDEATSALDPETTQSILRLLLDINRQLGLTIVLITHEMQVIRTICDRVAVIDGGRIVEAGRVADVFLHPQHPVTRSMVAQSDALAAASFDPAHAYMSDKLRGTLVRLTYIGDVTYQPILSRIMAGGKVQITILQGEVSSIKDLPFGQLLLELEGGEDEIREVFAELDRRQIHHEVLQ
- a CDS encoding methionine ABC transporter permease; translation: MDLSVIDWSDIWLATWETLVMTGVSLFFTILLGLPLGILLFVTAKRQLLEQGFVYTVLSFVVNVLRSVPFLILLIVMIPVTVILIGTSLGVEGAIPPLVVGTAPFFARLVENVLREVDRGVIEACQAMGIRTHRIIFGALLPEALPGLIAAITVTAITLMSYAAMSGVIGGGGLGDLAIRFGYQRFQTEVMVITVALLVVLVQIIQYSGDRLVLYFTRK
- a CDS encoding MetQ/NlpA family ABC transporter substrate-binding protein, whose product is MSFTLRKLLAAALGTLTLAAGSAASAADRLVIAATPVPHAEILEFVKPMLAKEGVELEVKVFTDYVQPSMQTNEKRVDGNFFLHQPYLDEFKKKQKNDIQTVVTKVHVEPLGAYSGKHKAVADIPEGATVAIPNDPSNSGRALLLMAKNGLITLKDLNNISATQKDIADNPKKLKIRELEAATLPRILNQVDLAVINTNYAIEAKLNPLKDSLFIEDASSPYANLLVAREDNADSPAMKKLAAALSSPEVKQFLADKYQGAVVPAF